The nucleotide sequence ATTGGTGTATTCATGAAATATGATTATTTAATTGTAGGATCAGGTTTATTCGGCTCTGTATTTGCATATGAAATGACTAAAAGAGGCAAGAAGTGTTTAGTCATTGAAAAGAGAGACCATATTGGAGGAAATGTTTATACTGAGGAAGAATATGGTATAAATGTGCATAAGTATGGAGCACATATATTCCATACAGATAATAAGGATATTTGGAATTACATCAATCAATTTGCTGACTTTAATCGTTACACAAATTCCCCTGTGGCTAAATACAAAGGCGAATTATACAACCTTCCTTTCAATATGAATACCTTTTATCAGATGTGGGGTGTGAAGACTCCTGAGGAAGCTAAAGCAAAGATTGAAGAGCAAAAAAGGGAAGCCAATATCAGTGAACCGAAGAACCTTGAAGAGCAAGCTATTTCCCTTGTCGGACAAGACATCTATGAAAAGCTTGTAAAAGGATACACAGAAAAGCAATGGGGAAGAGATTGTACAGATTTACCTGCTTTCATCATTAAAAGATTGCCTGTTAGATTTACTTTTGACAATAACTATTTTAACGACTTGTATCAAGGAATTCCAATTGGGGGATACACAAAAATAATTGAGAAGATGCTTGATGGAATCGAAGTAAGATTGAATACTGATTTCTTTGATAATAAGGAAGAGTTTTTATCAATGGCTGAAAAGGTTCTCTTTACAGGAATGATTGATCAGTATTATGACTATTGCTTTGGAGAGCTTGAATACAGAGGGCTTGACTTTGAGTTTGAAACCCTTGATATGGAAAACTATCAGGGAAATGCAGTTATCAATTACACTGATAGGGAAACTCCTTTTACAAGAATAATTGAACATAAGCACTTTGAAGGTGCTGAATCTGACAAGACAGTTATTACAAGAGAGTATCCTAAAGCATGGGAAAAAGGAGAAGAGGCTTATTATCCTATGAATGATGAAAGGAATAGTAAACTCTTTGCTAAATATAGAGAATTGGCAGACAAGGAAGATAAGCTTATCTTTGGTGGAAGACTTGGAATGTATCAGTATTTTGATATGTGGAAAGTCATTGAAGAAGCTTTAAAATTAGCAAATAGTTTATAATAATGAAAAATATATTTTAATTAGGAAGAAAATATGAAGATTCAAGTTTATGTAGTATCACATAGTGAAGAAGATATTAGAGATATCGATGCAAATGATGTTTATGTACCTCTTTTTGTAGGAAGAGATGGAAAAGACAACCTCAGTTTTGTCAGTGATGATACTGGGGACAATATTTCAAGTAAAAACTCTTCCTATTGTGAACTGACCGGTTTATACTGGATGTGGAAAAATAGTGATGCAGATATTATTGGTTTGGTTCATTATCGACGTTACTTTGCTAATTGGAGATTAGGAAAACGTCTTGAAAGAAAGGATTTGGAAAAGATTTTTGAGGAATATGACATTATTCTACCTAAAAAGACAACTGCACTTTTAGGTTCAGTTTATGAAGATTATGGTCATTGGAATTATGCAAAGGACCTTGATTTATGTGAAGAGGTAATTGCTGAACAGTGTCCGGAATATCTTGAAAGCTATAAAAAGGTCGTGAACGGTAAGGAACTTTATTACTACAATATGTTTATAGCTAAAAAAGAAGTCATTGATCCATATTGTGAGTGGGTTTTCCCAATTCTTGCTGAAGTTGAAAAAAGAGTGGACATGACTGGATATGATGATTATCAGAAAAGAATTTACGGATTTTTAACTGAAAGGCTTTTTGATGTATGGATGGATAAACAGAACCTTAAAGTTAAGGAATCTGATCTTAAATTGAAAGGTTTAAGGTTAATTGTTTATATGTGGTTTGTGAAAATACCTATTGTCCGATGGGTTTATGTGCATATTTATGCTGGTTTGTTTCATAAAGCTATGAGGCGTTAGTTTTTTTTCTTCAATTTAATATTTTTTACAGATTATTTAATGAAAAGGTGTCCTTGTCTTCATATAATAATGTTTTTGCTAAAATTTTTAAAATTCTGTAAAAATGGTTTAATATGGATTTTTATTTTAAAAAAGATAAATTTTAGTGCTTATAGTTAAACTTATAAGGGATTATTTAGAAAAAAATTAACTAATATTATTGTTGGAATATCTGCAGAAAATTTGTTAATTAAGTAATTTATCATTATGCAGAGAACTTTTTAATTTATTAATTATTTTTTATGGTTGGATGTAATGATGGAAATGGATTTTCTGAAGGAACTTTTAAAAGAAATTTTAAAAAAATCATTTTTTAAATTTATAAAATTGACTTCTTTTACAAGAAGATATAAGTTTGAGGACAGATCTAAAAATTCAGATACTTTATGTATGATTTTAGCGGGTTATAAAGAGTTTACATGGGATATTGTTTTCAAAAGAATAAAAGAATTTTCAGATGAAAATATGGATATTTGCATAGTTTCTTCAGGTTTGTATTCTGAAAGATTAAGTAAAATTGCACAAGAGAATGATTGGTCATATATTTCGACTAAAAGAAATTCCATTCCTTTAATTCAAAATATGGCATTAAAACTTTTTCCCAATGCAAATTATAT is from Methanobrevibacter ruminantium and encodes:
- the glf gene encoding UDP-galactopyranose mutase, which produces IGVFMKYDYLIVGSGLFGSVFAYEMTKRGKKCLVIEKRDHIGGNVYTEEEYGINVHKYGAHIFHTDNKDIWNYINQFADFNRYTNSPVAKYKGELYNLPFNMNTFYQMWGVKTPEEAKAKIEEQKREANISEPKNLEEQAISLVGQDIYEKLVKGYTEKQWGRDCTDLPAFIIKRLPVRFTFDNNYFNDLYQGIPIGGYTKIIEKMLDGIEVRLNTDFFDNKEEFLSMAEKVLFTGMIDQYYDYCFGELEYRGLDFEFETLDMENYQGNAVINYTDRETPFTRIIEHKHFEGAESDKTVITREYPKAWEKGEEAYYPMNDERNSKLFAKYRELADKEDKLIFGGRLGMYQYFDMWKVIEEALKLANSL
- a CDS encoding DUF4422 domain-containing protein, with protein sequence MKIQVYVVSHSEEDIRDIDANDVYVPLFVGRDGKDNLSFVSDDTGDNISSKNSSYCELTGLYWMWKNSDADIIGLVHYRRYFANWRLGKRLERKDLEKIFEEYDIILPKKTTALLGSVYEDYGHWNYAKDLDLCEEVIAEQCPEYLESYKKVVNGKELYYYNMFIAKKEVIDPYCEWVFPILAEVEKRVDMTGYDDYQKRIYGFLTERLFDVWMDKQNLKVKESDLKLKGLRLIVYMWFVKIPIVRWVYVHIYAGLFHKAMRR